A portion of the Oncorhynchus clarkii lewisi isolate Uvic-CL-2024 chromosome 27, UVic_Ocla_1.0, whole genome shotgun sequence genome contains these proteins:
- the LOC139385834 gene encoding extracellular calcium-sensing receptor-like — protein MSLCGWLWLLYCLHVPGSVWGLDGGGEGACRLIAKPISGSVYRAGDVVIGGLFPIHVEAPLPEQEFRSIKGNSTCTIFKQRAYRWLQTMIFAVEEINRDPALLPNLTLGFLAADTCRSDGTTLGAALAMVTGKEASVVGTECGTTPEVPVIIGDPHSSASIVVAQTLGPFDLPMVSYFATCACLSDTWRYPSFFRTVPSDAFQARGMAKLLRQMGWVWVGLVSEDDDYGKFGVQLLLQELQGSGVCVAYSEVLPKLPSKRKIRHIADTIRGSTARVVVAFVGFTGHAEALMEEVVRQNITDKQWIASEAWVTYSTIAAPTNMPSFAGTIGFALKKADIPGLGPFLTRLHPDGDYQKSDPFLRELWEEMFGCSLGVDLSVTLSSRRQCTGSEVIREGESQYADVSQLRGSYNVYKAVYAIAYAIQDMMACRPGDGVFNGGQCPDIRKLQPSQIVHYLRGVNFSTPVGESFHFDINGDPPASYDIINWHVTPEGTAEFVQVGHFLSSEGSDDQFHIDMDKVVWGGGSGDEVLVSVCSADCPPGTRHAVQKGRPVCCFDCLSCAEGEISNTTGSVECIRCPERFWSNPDRTACIPQLVDFLSYSDTMGVILSVISVSGATLTAGALATFLYHRHTALVKANNSELSFLLLLSLKLCFLCALVFIGQPNPWTCMLRHTLFGISFVFCISCLLSRTVVVLVAFRATLPGENLMRYFSPTQQRMGISLCTLIQVLICVLWLALAPPRPAERRGREGRGPRVVLECEVGSVVGFSLVLGYIGLLASLCLILAFLARKLPDNFNEAKFITFSMLIFCAVWISFIPAYVSSPGKYTVAVEIFAILASSFGLLFCLFAPKCYIILLRPERNTKKHMMSK, from the exons atGAGCCTATGTGGTTGGCTGTGGCTGCTCTACTGTCTCCATGTCCCTGGGTCTGTCTGGGGTCTGGATGGCGGTGGAGAGGGGGCTTGTCGGCTGATAGCTAAGCCCATCTCGGGCAGTGTTTATCGGGCAGGAGATGTGGTCATTGGGGGCCTGTTCCCCATCCATGTGGAAGCCCCTCTGCCAGAGCAGGAGTTCAGGAGCATTAAGGGAAATTCTACCTGTACAAT TTTCAAACAGCGTGCTTACCGCTGGCTCCAGACTATGATCTTTGCTGTGGAGGAGATTAATCGTGACCCAGCCCTCCTGCCTAACCTCACCCTGGGGTTCCTGGCTGCTGACACATGCCGGTCAGATGGCACCACCCTGGGGGCAGCCCTAGCCATGGTGACCGGCAAGGAGGCCTCCGTGGTGGGCACAGAGTGTGGCACTACCCCTGAGGTTCCCGTCATCATCGGGGATCCCCACTCCTCAGCTTCCATCGTGGTGGCACAGACCCTCGGGCCGTTTGATTTACCCATG GTTAGTTACTTTGCCACCTGTGCGTGTTTGAGTGACACCTGGAGGTACCCCTCATTCTTCCGTACAGTACCCAGCGATGCCTTCCAGGCTCGGGGCATGGCCAAGCTGCTGCGTCAGATGGGCTGGGTGTGGGTGGGACTGGTTTCAGAGGATGATGACTATGGCAAGTTTGGGGTTCAGCTGCTTCTCCAAGAGCTCCAGGGATCTGGGGTGTGTGTCGCCTACTCTGAGGTCCTCCCCAAG TTACCGTCTAAGAGAAAGATCAGGCACATTGCGGACACCATCAGAGGATCTACTGCCAGAGTGGTGGTGGCATTTGTAGGATTCACGGGTCATGCAGAG GCCCTGATGGAAGAGGTTGTCCGTCAGAACATTACAGATAAGCAGTGGATTGCCTCAGAGGCCTGGGTCACCTACTCTACTATCGCCGCCCCGACAAACATGCCCTCTTTTGCCGGGACAATCGGTTTTGCCCTGAAGAAAGCTGATATTCCCGGACTGGGGCCTTTCCTAACACGCCTCCATCCAGACGGGGACTACCAGAAGTCCGACCCCTTCCTGAGGGAATTGTGGGAGGAGATGTTTGGGTGTTCTCTGGGGGTAGACCTCAGTGTGACGCTGTCGTCCAGGCGACAGTGTACTGGGTCAGAGGTCATAC GTGAGGGGGAGAGCCAGTATGCTGACGTGTCTCAACTGAGAGGCAGCTATAATGTGTACAAGGCTGTGTACGCCATCGCCTACGCCATACAGGATATGATGGCCTGTCGACCAGGGGACGGAGTCTTTAATGGTGGACAGTGCCCTGATATCAGGAAGCTTCAGCCCAGCCAG ATTGTTCATTATCTGAGGGGAGTGAACTTCAGTACTCCTGTGGGGGAATCTTTCCACTTCGACATTAATGGTGATCCGCCTGCCTCTTATGACATCATCAACTGGCATGTGACCCCCGAGGGGACGGCAGAGTTTGTCCAGGTCGGACATTTTCTGTCCTCTGAGGGATCGGACGACCAGTTTCACATCGACATGGATAAAGTGGTGTGGGGTGGGGGCAGCGGAGATGAG GTCCTTGTGTCTGTATGCAGTGCTGACTGTCCCCCTGGTACCAGGCATGCGGTACAGAAGGGGAGGCCTGTGTGCTGCTTTGACTGTCTGTCCTGTGCTGAGGGAGAGATCAgcaacacaacag GGTCAGTTGAGTGTATTAGGTGTCCAGAGCGGTTCTGGTCCAACCCTGATCGTACGGCCTGCATCCCCCAGCTGGTGGACTTCCTCTCCTACAGCGACACCATGGGCGTCATCCTGTCTGTCATCTCAGTTTCCGGGGCAACACTCACAGCCGGTGCCCTGGCCACCTTCCTCTACCACCGTCACACGGCCCTG GTGAAAGCCAACAATTCTGAGCTCAGCTTCCTGCTCCTTCTGTCGCTCAAGCTCTGCTTCCTGTGTGCTCTCGTTTTCATTGGCCAGCCGAACCCGTGGACGTGCATGCTGAGACACACCCTGTTTGGTATAAGTTTTGTGTTCTGCATCTCCTGTCTGCTCAGCAGGactgtggtggtgctggtggCCTTCAGGGCCACTCTGCCTGGAGAGAACCTGATGAGATACTTCAGCCCCACCCAGCAGAGGATGGGTATCTCACTCTGCACACTCATCCAG GTGCTGATCTGTGTGCTGTGGCTGGCCTTAGCTCCACCCCGACCTGCTgagaggaggggcagagagggtcggGGCCCGAGGGTCGTCCTGGAGTGTGAAGTGGGCTCTGTGGTCGGCTTCTCACTGGTGCTGGGCTACATCGGCCTTCTGgcctccctctgtctcatttTAGCCTTCctggccaggaaactcccagaCAACTTCAACGAGGCCAAGTTCATCACCTTCAGCATGCTGATCTTCTGTGCCGTGTGGATCTCCTTCATCCCTGCCTACGTCAGCTCTCCTGGGAAGTACACAGTAGCTGTAGAGATCTTTGCCATCCTGGCCTCCAGCTTTgggctgctgttctgtctgttTGCTCCAAAGTGTTACATCATCCTTCTGAGACCAGAGAGAAACACCAAGAAACACATGATGTCCAAATag